Proteins encoded by one window of Teretinema zuelzerae:
- a CDS encoding Hpt domain-containing protein: MPKSIDEETLEILLSFVAEGYERLDDAEAQLAHLEEGETESRLHSIFRLFHSVKGSAGYLGLNNIQKLTHEAETLLDVFLKEKKPLAQDAVDVIYETVDILRTLITLVEKEFCDDDGEQKAGEQTEKIKAQISLIRGGAAAAPANPGNASSPSASPASEKQEGAAAEHSHKSDSPKEEPLPANEILLGDLVTADMVQRFIGECADLLDKGESILLSLDPKENNTDKIHEIFRAVHTIKGNAGFFGYALMERLCMEFETLLDDARKTPGALGEARINASIKTVDYLRELLSGLQVVSTAQPAQRPDASSEQDAAPQKKPSLPEYKPLGEILVGMGAADRNAIQEALDEQERSLGEILVQKGIVPPEKVDEALKLQGEGLKKNQSDSAGEIVRKEIRVDTNKLDKLFELVGELITAESMVMNNADLAGLAQDSFTKAFSRLNKISREIQETTMMIRMIPLDGLFQKMARLVRDLSRKMDRPIKLAVSGQDTEMDKNVIEQISDPLVHILRNAIDHGIEPKDKRIASGKDETGSIKLNAKYEGSEIWISVQDDGAGLDRDKILAKAIERGLLKGDPASFKDQDIFSCIFEPGFSTAAIVSDVSGRGVGMDVVKRNLDKIRGRIDIKTTPGAGTEFILAIPLTMAIIDGITVRAGANRYSLPLAEILEFVKIQDSQISRTGTGEETVNIRNDFLPLIRLHEVFNIEGAVTEPADGILIVMQNNGRRACLLIDEVIGNQQIVVKSLSEYLGKVDGISGCSILGDGGVSFIIDTGKLMSLRLE; the protein is encoded by the coding sequence ATGCCTAAAAGTATCGATGAGGAAACGTTGGAAATCCTCTTGTCCTTTGTGGCAGAAGGGTATGAACGGCTTGACGACGCCGAAGCTCAATTGGCTCACCTTGAGGAAGGCGAGACGGAAAGCAGGCTTCACTCGATATTCCGTTTATTCCATTCGGTAAAAGGATCGGCGGGATATCTCGGCCTCAACAATATTCAAAAACTCACGCACGAAGCGGAAACCCTTCTGGACGTATTCCTTAAGGAAAAGAAGCCCCTTGCGCAGGACGCCGTCGACGTCATCTATGAAACAGTAGACATACTTCGGACTCTGATAACGCTTGTGGAAAAGGAATTCTGCGATGACGACGGAGAGCAGAAAGCCGGCGAACAAACTGAAAAGATCAAAGCGCAGATTTCTCTGATACGCGGCGGAGCGGCGGCGGCGCCGGCAAATCCGGGAAACGCGTCATCCCCTTCCGCTTCCCCGGCGAGCGAGAAGCAGGAAGGGGCGGCAGCTGAGCATTCTCACAAAAGCGACTCCCCGAAAGAGGAACCGCTTCCGGCAAATGAAATCCTTCTGGGCGACCTCGTCACGGCGGACATGGTTCAGCGGTTCATAGGAGAATGCGCCGATCTTCTGGACAAGGGCGAAAGCATTCTGCTCAGCCTCGATCCGAAAGAAAACAACACGGATAAAATTCATGAAATTTTCCGCGCGGTTCACACGATAAAGGGGAACGCGGGGTTCTTCGGGTATGCGCTGATGGAGCGGCTCTGCATGGAATTCGAGACCCTCCTGGACGATGCGAGAAAAACTCCCGGCGCCCTGGGAGAAGCGAGGATAAACGCGTCGATCAAAACCGTGGATTATCTGAGGGAACTGCTCTCCGGCCTGCAAGTCGTTTCAACGGCTCAACCGGCTCAAAGGCCGGATGCTTCTTCCGAACAAGACGCTGCACCGCAGAAGAAACCTTCGCTTCCGGAGTATAAACCCCTTGGAGAGATTCTCGTCGGAATGGGAGCGGCCGATAGGAATGCGATCCAGGAAGCCCTCGACGAACAGGAACGATCGCTGGGCGAGATACTCGTGCAAAAGGGAATCGTTCCTCCGGAAAAAGTCGACGAAGCGCTCAAGCTTCAGGGAGAGGGTTTAAAGAAGAACCAATCGGATTCGGCCGGAGAAATCGTCAGAAAAGAAATCAGGGTCGATACCAACAAGCTCGACAAGCTCTTTGAACTGGTCGGCGAACTCATCACCGCCGAATCGATGGTGATGAACAACGCGGATCTTGCGGGCCTCGCGCAGGATAGCTTTACGAAGGCCTTCTCCCGGCTCAACAAGATCAGCCGGGAGATTCAGGAAACGACGATGATGATCCGAATGATTCCCCTCGACGGCCTCTTTCAGAAAATGGCTCGCCTCGTCAGGGATCTCTCGCGCAAAATGGACAGGCCGATCAAACTCGCCGTCTCCGGCCAGGATACCGAGATGGACAAAAACGTCATCGAGCAGATATCCGATCCTCTGGTTCATATCCTCCGGAACGCCATCGATCATGGAATCGAACCGAAGGATAAAAGAATCGCCTCCGGAAAAGACGAAACAGGCAGCATCAAGCTCAACGCTAAATACGAAGGCTCGGAAATCTGGATCAGCGTGCAGGACGACGGAGCCGGATTGGATCGAGATAAAATTCTGGCGAAGGCGATCGAACGCGGGCTGCTCAAGGGAGACCCTGCTTCCTTCAAGGATCAGGATATTTTCTCCTGCATTTTCGAACCGGGCTTTTCAACCGCGGCGATAGTATCAGACGTTTCGGGCCGGGGAGTCGGAATGGACGTCGTCAAACGGAACCTCGATAAAATCAGGGGGCGGATAGACATTAAAACGACGCCCGGAGCCGGAACGGAGTTCATCTTGGCCATCCCCCTCACCATGGCAATCATCGACGGCATTACCGTGCGCGCCGGCGCGAACCGATACTCGCTTCCCCTCGCTGAAATTCTCGAGTTCGTAAAGATTCAGGACAGTCAGATTTCGCGTACGGGAACAGGAGAAGAAACCGTCAACATACGGAACGATTTTCTGCCGCTTATCAGACTGCACGAAGTTTTCAACATCGAAGGAGCAGTCACCGAGCCGGCCGATGGAATCCTCATCGTAATGCAGAACAACGGAAGACGGGCCTGCCTCCTCATCGACGAGGTAATCGGCAACCAGCAGATCGTCGTAAAATCTCTTTCCGAATATCTCGGAAAGGTAGACGGCATTTCCGGCTGCAGCATCCTCGGAGACGGAGGAGTCAGCTTTATTATAGATACGGGAAAACTGATGTCGCTGCGTCTTGAGTGA
- a CDS encoding PAS domain-containing hybrid sensor histidine kinase/response regulator gives MAQTKKTYSENETKSCSMLGDIPVGLIVINPISRKIEYANRCAAKLFAMEPESMLGKRCHHFVCTAPEGFCPFCDLQQPVENQEQRILRKDGSTLTVLKSVMPLEDGEFTGMLLESLVDITSQKQTEEELRQATDRLQIAARAGGVGIWDYDIETGTEIWDDQMYRLYKASRTEFPTGDAAWKARIHPEDKNFQSMEIRRTLNTGKDYDTEFRILWPNGSVRIIRAFGILKPSPAGTGGHLIGTNWDITTQKEIEQELIKSNLHLEAAGIRANELMIQAEVANVAKSAFLATISHEIRTPLNGIIGMAALLLDSSLTGSQKQYAELLKSSGETLLSLINGVLDYSKIDAKKMVLDYVDFNLRELVNRTVALMEVQAREKKLSVTWAIDDEIPETLYGDPGRLRQILLNLIGNAIKFTDKGKISIRIKKESTEEDALYIRFEVEDTGIGIPEEKQKLLFSPFTQLDSSTTRKRGGTGLGLAISRQLVELMNGEIGVASEESKGSTFYFTAKLHRESKQDTALDSKEEKTEKKKKAPLPKKGSILVAEDNPTNRLIVTKILEKMGMSVTTVENGLQALYALERGRFDLVVMDCQMPVMDGYEATRKLREREAARGATNEKPIPVIALTAYALEGDREKSLNAGMSDYLIKPLDPEKFQDTVRSWLSAHPPKRAAAAKTSSASASGKTLFDYDDFLHRTMDSPALAKSVIEAFIGDMPHQISQIAGALRLQNREAARDAAHRIRGASANLACGRLYECARDMEKSCMNDTIDAAITKSDQLRTIYDQTAALLKQELTKLS, from the coding sequence ATGGCGCAAACAAAAAAAACGTATTCAGAAAATGAAACAAAAAGTTGCTCGATGCTCGGCGATATTCCTGTCGGATTAATCGTTATTAATCCGATAAGCAGGAAAATAGAGTATGCGAATCGGTGCGCGGCAAAACTCTTCGCCATGGAGCCCGAATCGATGCTCGGAAAAAGATGCCATCATTTCGTCTGTACCGCGCCCGAAGGATTTTGCCCCTTTTGCGATCTGCAGCAGCCGGTAGAAAACCAGGAACAGCGGATATTGCGGAAAGACGGAAGCACTCTTACGGTTCTCAAGTCCGTCATGCCGCTGGAGGACGGAGAATTCACGGGAATGCTCCTGGAAAGCCTTGTAGACATCACGAGCCAGAAACAGACTGAAGAGGAACTGAGACAGGCGACCGACCGTCTCCAGATAGCCGCGCGGGCCGGCGGAGTCGGAATCTGGGATTACGACATCGAAACAGGCACGGAAATCTGGGACGACCAGATGTACCGGCTGTATAAAGCCTCCCGGACCGAATTCCCGACGGGAGACGCTGCGTGGAAGGCGAGGATTCATCCTGAGGACAAAAACTTCCAGAGCATGGAAATACGGAGAACGCTGAATACCGGAAAAGACTACGACACCGAATTCAGGATTCTCTGGCCGAACGGTTCGGTGAGAATCATTCGCGCCTTCGGTATTTTAAAACCATCTCCTGCCGGAACCGGCGGACACCTCATCGGAACTAACTGGGACATCACGACTCAAAAGGAAATAGAGCAGGAGCTGATAAAATCGAACCTCCATCTTGAGGCCGCAGGAATACGGGCAAATGAACTGATGATTCAAGCCGAAGTCGCCAACGTCGCTAAAAGCGCCTTTCTCGCAACCATCAGCCATGAAATCCGCACCCCCCTGAACGGAATAATCGGCATGGCAGCCCTCCTGCTGGACAGCAGCCTCACCGGATCCCAGAAACAATACGCGGAACTGTTGAAATCAAGCGGAGAAACGCTTTTGTCTCTCATCAACGGCGTTCTCGATTATTCCAAGATCGACGCCAAAAAAATGGTTCTCGATTACGTCGATTTCAATCTCCGCGAACTGGTCAATAGGACAGTCGCTTTAATGGAAGTCCAGGCGCGGGAAAAAAAGCTTTCCGTAACATGGGCCATCGACGATGAAATTCCCGAAACATTGTACGGCGATCCGGGCAGGCTGAGGCAGATACTCCTGAATCTCATAGGGAACGCGATAAAATTCACGGATAAAGGAAAAATTTCGATCCGGATTAAAAAAGAATCCACAGAAGAAGACGCGCTGTACATCCGCTTCGAGGTGGAAGATACGGGAATCGGAATCCCTGAGGAAAAGCAGAAATTGTTATTCTCGCCCTTTACGCAGCTCGACAGCTCTACTACCAGAAAAAGAGGCGGAACCGGGCTTGGACTCGCTATTTCAAGGCAGCTGGTCGAACTGATGAACGGCGAGATCGGAGTGGCCAGCGAAGAATCGAAAGGCTCCACTTTTTATTTCACCGCGAAGCTTCATCGCGAAAGCAAACAGGATACCGCTCTCGATTCTAAAGAAGAAAAAACGGAAAAAAAGAAGAAGGCTCCTCTGCCCAAGAAAGGCTCCATTCTGGTTGCGGAGGACAATCCCACGAACAGGCTCATCGTAACTAAAATTCTCGAAAAAATGGGCATGTCCGTCACAACGGTAGAGAACGGATTGCAGGCGCTTTACGCGCTCGAAAGAGGACGGTTCGATCTGGTGGTCATGGATTGCCAAATGCCGGTGATGGACGGATACGAAGCTACCCGGAAGCTGAGAGAGAGGGAAGCGGCACGGGGAGCGACGAATGAAAAGCCGATCCCCGTCATCGCGCTGACGGCATACGCCCTTGAAGGAGACCGCGAAAAAAGTTTGAACGCGGGGATGTCGGATTATCTGATTAAACCGCTCGATCCGGAAAAATTCCAGGACACGGTCAGATCATGGCTATCGGCGCATCCCCCGAAACGCGCGGCGGCGGCAAAAACTTCCAGCGCATCGGCATCCGGAAAAACGCTGTTCGATTACGACGATTTTCTCCACCGCACCATGGATTCGCCCGCGCTGGCCAAAAGCGTGATCGAAGCATTTATCGGCGACATGCCGCATCAGATAAGCCAGATAGCAGGAGCGCTGCGCCTTCAAAACAGGGAAGCGGCGCGAGACGCCGCGCACCGCATCAGGGGAGCCTCCGCTAACCTTGCATGCGGAAGACTCTATGAATGCGCGCGGGATATGGAAAAATCCTGCATGAACGATACGATCGACGCGGCTATTACGAAATCTGATCAGCTGCGCACGATCTACGATCAAACCGCCGCGTTGCTTAAACAAGAATTGACGAAGCTCTCTTAA